The following proteins come from a genomic window of Schistocerca gregaria isolate iqSchGreg1 chromosome X, iqSchGreg1.2, whole genome shotgun sequence:
- the LOC126298990 gene encoding mucin-3A-like, giving the protein MGRHSLLLLTLGLSCYVHCLRNVSGRHHTGNLTTAEQLTQMAERFGATKFDELGTSDESSEAPLPSRKVKRLASAEDESDSDVYQGVMGRPGVDFPILPRIPRTTFNCRSVPGPGYYADMDTDCQVFHICDGGRKISFLCPNGTIFRQSHLICDWWWTVDCGSSREHYESSAETTSDERSRYVESDSSYSEQSPPASRNDRLQPQQAPRPQPAIPQRQPTRPRQRDSFENPQQNEQLYYSEQRRQNGQTQHRQQQHRGGSESVRNIAPSSPVPIVSEIRDADQRRRDQNSFSKQTEVEKQSKSYRSTTYTPPNALREGRNTYNNFALNTTSVSDRERQQPAETASFVNSRRNNGSRPYEVVQRNNVLSNVDVKDRPTPDQPGSSTGEGPRLQTSTATSVQRNAFAYSRKVQPSISERRDGRLQSVRWSNGEFQTIPTTVDLPPTRRQGQRSFEDGHTESGGISVTESSVRNSKLGTSKQYVELDRSKIFDSKHGNVPQSPTERTVTPIVVRIANPSTATWQFTTVAPEDLPITDIYRPTGTPFTLEDERGGRNFYTTPRTEIAEEDYVTINRRAGIARKTNLLVSGTVSVTKPAEINVAAADVTEPITDVPITDVNPPKELWFTHEDFAFMSTKASDDFDSTHITPQPGTVSTPTPTEASFDDEKLVERSETGHTAAVFVSSNNDQSVPTIINCSGLPHDEGTDPTGVTLSEGSGREINRSTAPQATGRYAFDDYSTSEHTTVGTELFEPKQTTERTFRTETISHMTASSSDLSLSITENKKFFYEKELTTDSSFDKEVSPSLWNERRALSSVAKTLDSSHAEEPPLSNQSLETDYISSEKSYSSDGKFSDSEDIESKTTSLPGAQRAVSRGILAPLPLSDVTGKEYQPQRYDVQYDVTTAPSNKEDIFDSSESSHARVTELFTLVRAATVSTAEENRETKYDVPVTPAYEADATESPTLRPPDTYDTDAATENASRADTPLLTATNPPAMQSVLPVEPLINSEVLGASAAATSRYESRDAKEISHPSTAKDAPQETTDKSTNSSTAAESVASFRRKIYHSKSSSADSVSTTSAPSTSPRSNRLVSSRKSVIFVDGPRRRLTTTTTTPSVIQRVLSLRQKTTPLTIPLRSAAATKSVTSKTTQTSEHLSKSLLPPKVQGRSEVKSHRRGSQLVTSRTAVESRFNKSRLNIPPSNRPDTLNSLAVYFGLPETEMEESDVSNRITKMMNDLVSESVNKVNTSTKEIPAQLPPLLTQLTRDSYSALFSLTRKMADMDEVLGYDGNNNNVNYTEYFREGKAFHLNETQPGIESLLAKNLSVSLEPGNGLAKEDVRGLRELAQIFSRALTAYLKDPTDFRRILSEARPTEPANNSFEAEMTTPLYETTIISLIDSLKPAAKDDDEVLDFSDVNKAPTLRLLSSTVAPLFDSLAHAATTSKQRVAGSEDSNSATASSKSEYTATESVSSGTGQTTTVSSEVVHESLRDEETNYNFLTTRDPLVDQQATVVDSTNAIAYEVNNLFVTETSTSETVNDYTLSPGTQKYTGLAYGPTNYTPTARAPRNQTKSRFGGFQNNNVQFQKPNTSDELVYDLIVNEEIPPLSRVSPTYSLGGKEVTYILTNNENKDALPTTLTDLEALKTEGAFTLTTRASFDELSTLQDSVIPEEVNNLAVTTSNTVVRLKEENRLLPKAGAGFSTTVIDVNASGTPSTLEASNTVSVLPLEFSNKLAQKSISQSDHVNEFGNGDVLKSKHTQENTKGNGEESLIVSGTSGFGTSLKQQSTFQKTRAGKQNQLEINYNSSQTNDELHDLNQDKNRYPVHTDSSVLKPNEMTELLIDESSMTKVTAMNITHTASHERESMGKQSHTESAKAPNVVSDNKEELSSLRQLPDTEVTQQDTPSQETATLSWEDYDATVKQMDAMNLRGTNSSPTMQRMENEKILPLEDNNQKPVSQSPMTKTSPALIGGVVRNIQIDGPGRVSVNTFTSPAPQKMETITKRTQKSRSDKEMTTNSPKVTISSRGFSFATTVDETRDILERGRASLLQSSMSSSTRIDMSPGESGYLTTERKVQKLNSESRTKDRETVSSESQDNTHDSTLKMVKDNLSTNYFTVITDIKSATHPSPLTNPVDLSEWESTDSKSSGAIDTQNLEPVPQEKNFDDYSSVTMDPAALPLITTLEAPVSINQLHMKQNSVNNHLSQTGKQLNVLTDHIGEISSPLGHDGMTTELTPDSEVTTGILSIEHNTDHFMSNTQPVTILETNKDSSLMGQLNDKNDILPSTPITIASRKNRTITYMTHEEKETLNHLQEIFSLDTATVAKAGKLFMALNETSRHALMEMMKEAASNSSMRELVVVVVNKSLSSMDFSHVKKHSIKNQSNLPYDENMEPQMQQTSTEYTAQKNMENERKHLRSAKGSQSLTTTEPPVTTYHSKDRKYRRFKSVPMPTMSVLDLITSKNHTSFDEVPTSKPGVVDHSQLSASVSEPEENVSSEADTRVVELLRSLYSLAAKWG; this is encoded by the exons GCGTTATGGGTCGGCCAGGTGTGGACTTCCCAATATTGCCTCGAATACCTAGGACAACGTTCAACTGCCGCAGCGTCCCAGGCCCCGGATACTACGCCGATATGGACACCGACTGCCAG GTATTCCACATATGCGACGGCGGCCGCAAAATCTCGTTCTTGTGCCCGAACGGGACCATCTTCCGGCAGTCGCACCTCATCTGCGACTGGTGGTGGACAGTGGACTGCGGTAGCTCCAGGGAACACTACGAGTCCAGCGCCGAGACGACGTCTGACGAGCGCAGCCGCTACGTCGAGTCGGACTCCTCGTACAGCGAGCAGTCGCCGCCTGCAAGCCGCAACGACAGGTTGCAGCCACAGCAGGCACCCCGACCACAGCCAGCCATTCCTCAGAGGCAGCCAACTCGCCCGAGGCAACGCGACTCTTTCGAGAACCCTCAGCAGAACGAACAACTGTATTATTCTGAACAGCGACGGCAGAACGGACAGACTCAGCACAGGCAACAACAACACCGGGGAGGCAGTGAGTCCGTTCGGAACATAGCACCGAGCTCTCCTGTGCCGATCGTATCAGAAATTCGTGACGCCGACCAAAGACGAAGAGATCAGAACTCGTTCTCCAAGCAAACAGAAGTGGAGAAACAATCGAAATCGTATCGCTCAACTACGTACACCCCACCAAACGCTCTGCGGGAGGGCAGGAATACTTACAACAATTTCGCTCTTAACACGACGTCAGTTAGTGACAGGGAGAGACAACAGCCCGCAGAAACCGCTTCCTTCGTCAACAGCAGAAGGAACAATGGCTCTCGGCCGTACGAGGTCGTCCAGAGGAACAACGTACTTTCCAACGTTGACGTGAAGGATCGACCAACTCCTGATCAGCCAGGCAGCAGCACAGGCGAAGGGCCACGTCTACAGACGTCGACAGCAACCAGTGTGCAGCGGAATGCTTTCGCTTATTCGAGGAAAGTGCAACCGTCGATTTCTGAAAGGAGGGATGGAAGGCTTCAAAGCGTTCGATGGTCCAACGGTGAATTTCAGACTATTCCAACCACTGTCGATCTCCCGCCTACGAGGCGACAGGGCCAGCGCAGCTTCGAAGATGGGCATACAGAAAGCGGTGGGATCTCGGTCACAGAGAGCTCAGTCCGTAATAGCAAGTTAGGCACCAGTAAACAATATGTGGAGCTGGACAGGAGCAAAATATTCGACTCGAAGCATGGAAACGTACCGCAGTCTCCGACCGAGCGAACGGTCACACCGATAGTCGTCCGGATCGCCAATCCCAGTACAGCTACGTGGCAGTTCACCACTGTGGCGCCGGAAGACTTACCTATAACTGATATATACCGGCCGACCGGTACTCCATTTACTCTTGAAGACGAGCGTGGCGGGAGGAACTTCTACACCACACCGAGAACTGAGATCGCTGAAGAAGATTATGTGACCATAAACAGAAGGGCGGGAATTGCACGAAAAACTAACTTGCTCGTCTCCGGCACAGTGAGTGTTACGAAGCCTGCCGAAATTAATGTCGCCGCTGCAGACGTCACTGAGCCAATAACAGACGTTCCGATCACCGATGTTAACCCACCGAAAGAATTGTGGTTCACCCACGAGGATTTCGCATTTATGAGCACCAAAGCCTCGGATGATTTTGACAGTACTCATATAACACCGCAACCAGGTACTGTAAGTACTCCCACACCTACAGAAGCATCCTTTGAcgatgaaaaactagtagaaagaaGTGAAACAGGACATACAGCGGCAGTTTTTGTAAGTTCAAACAATGACCAGTCTGTTCCAACGATAATCAACTGTTCTGGTCTGCCACATGACGAGGGAACTGACCCAACAGGCGTTACATTGAGTGAAGGTTCAGGCAGAGAAATTAATAGGTCAACTGCCCCTCAAGCGACTGGCAGGTATGCCTTTGATGATTACAGTACTTCTGAACATACGACAGTAGGAACAGAATTATTTGAGCCTAAACAGACTACTGAGAGAACCTTCAGGACAGAAACAATTAGCCATATGACAGCTAGCAGCTCAGATTTATCGCTTTcaatcactgaaaataaaaaattcttctATGAAAAAGAGTTAACAACCGACTCCTCCTTCGACAAAGAAGTATCACCCTCACTGTGGAACGAAAGGCGAGCATTATCTTCTGTTGCTAAAACTTTAGATTCAAGTCACGCAGAAGAGCCTCCTCTGAGCAACCAGTCGCTCGAGACTGATTACATTTCGTCTGAAAAATCGTACAGTTCGGATGGAAAATTTTCAGATTCCGAAGACATAGAATCAAAAACAACTTCTTTACCAGGTGCTCAGAGGGCTGTTTCGAGAGGAATATTAGCACCGCTTCCTCTATCTGATGTTACAGGCAAGGAATATCAGCCTCAAAGATATGACGTGCAGTATGATGTAACAACTGCTCCCAGCAATAAAGAAGACATTTTCGATTCGTCAGAATCCTCTCATGCTAGAGTGACTGAGCTGTTCACACTAGTGCGGGCAGCTACTGTTAGTACGGCGGAAGAAAACCGAGAAACAAAATACGATGTTCCTGTAACGCCTGCATATGAAGCAGATGCCACCGAGTCTCCCACATTGCGTCCTCCTGACACTTACGACACAGATGCCGCTACTGAGAATGCCAGTAGAGCGGATACACCACTTCTGACAGCGACAAATCCACCTGCTATGCAATCTGTCCTTCCAGTTGAACCACTGATTAATTCTGAAGTGCTAGGAGCCTCCGCTGCCGCCACATCCAGATACGAGAGCAGGGACGCCAAAGAAATTTCGCATCCTTCAACAGCAAAAGATGCACCGCAGGAAACTACTGATAAATCAACTAACTCTTCCACAGCCGCAGAAAGTGTTGCATCATTTAGAAGAAAAATTTACCATAGCAAATCCAGCAGTGCAGATTCAGTTTCAACCACCAGCGCACCCTCCACTAGTCCCAGATCTAACAGGTTGGTTTCCAGTAGAAAATCCGTTATATTTGTCGACGGTCCCAGGCGGCGACttacgactacgacgacgaccccCAGTGTGATTCAGCGAGTCTTGTCGCTTAGGCAGAAGACTACACCACTGACAATTCCGCTCAGGTCTGCAGCTGCAACAAAATCCGTTACATCTAAAACCACGCAGACTTCAGAACATTTATCTAAAAGTCTGCTTCCACCTAAAGTGCAAGGCCGGTCCGAAGTGAAATCTCACAGGAGAGGGTCGCAATTGGTCACGTCACGGACAGCTGTCGAAAGTCGGTTCAACAAATCACGTTTAAACATCCCTCCGTCAAACAGACCAGACACCCTGAATTCATTGGCTGTTTACTTTGGACTTCCCGAGACAGAAATGGAGGAGTCTGATGTTTCAAACAGGATCACAAAAATGATGAATGATCTAGTTAGCGAATCAGTAAATAAGGTGAACACTTCTACGAAGGAGATCCCAGCACAGCTCCCTCCCCTGCTAACTCAACTTACAAGAGACTCTTATTCTGCTTTATTCTCGTTGACGAGGAAAATGGCTGATATGGATGAAGTACTTGGCTATGATGGGAATAACAACAATGTGAATTATACAGAATACTTTCGTGAAGGTAAAGCATTTCATTTGAATGAGACGCAACCTGGAATAGAAAGTTTACTGGCcaaaaatttaagtgtttcattgGAGCCTGGCAATGGTTTAGCTAAAGAGGATGTACGTGGCTTGAGAGAACTAGCTCAAATATTCAGCAGAGCTCTGACAGCATACCTCAAAGATCCAACAGATTTTCGAAGAATTCTGTCAGAGGCTCGCCCAACAGAGCCAGCGAATAACTCTTTCGAAGCTGAAATGACAACACCATTATACGAAActacaataatttctttaattGATTCACTTAAACCCGCCGCTAAAGATGATGATGAGGTACTTGACTTTTCTGATGTTAACAAAGCGCCTACATTAAGGCTGCTTAGTTCCACAGTCGCACCATTGTTTGATTCCTTGGCTCATGCAGCAACAACATCAAAACAGAGAGTAGCAGGTAGTGAAGACTCAAACTCGGCAACTGCCTCCAGTAAAAGTGAATATACTGCCACTGAGTCTGTCTCTTCCGGAACAGGACAGACAACTACAGTTTCTTCGGAAGTAGTGCACGAAAGCCTACGTGACGAGGAGACTAATTATAATTTTCTCACAACCAGAGATCCACTTGTTGATCAACAAGCCACAGTTGTAGACAGCACCAATGCAATTGCGTATGAAGTAAACAACTTGTTTGTCACAGAAACTTCTACCAGTGAGACTGTGAATGATTATACTCTGTCTCCAGGGACCCAGAAATATACAGGACTTGCGTATGGCCCCACAAACTATACACCTACAGCCAGAGCACCCAGAAATCAAACCAAATCACGCTTTGGGGGATTTCAAAACAATAACGTTCAGTTTCAAAAACCTAATACGAGCGATGAATTAGTGTACGATCTGATTGTAAATGAAGAAATTCCACCACTTTCAAGAGTATCTCCAACTTACAGCCTTGGTGGGAAGGAAGTAACATACAttttaacaaataatgaaaacaaagatgCTCTTCCTACAACTTTAACGGATTTGGAGGCTCTTAAAACTGAAGGAGCTTTCACGCTGACAACCAGAGCATCATTTGACGAATTAAGCACGTTGCAAGATAGTGTGATACCTGAAGAGGTAAATAACTTAGCAGTTACAACAAGTAACACTGTAGTGAGACTTAAGGAGGAAAACAGGCTTCTGCCCAAGGCAGGTGCTGGGTTTTCAACCACAGTTATTGATGTGAATGCATCAGGAACACCATCAACTCTTGAAGCCAGCAACACAGTTTCAGTACTTCCACTTGAATTTAGCAACAAACTTGCACAAAAGAGCATATCACAGTCTGATCATGTTAATGAATTTGGAAATGGTGATGTATTAAAATCAAAACATACTCAGGAAAATACCAAAGGTAATGGTGAAGAATCTCTTATTGTTTCAGGTACTTCAGGTTTTGgtacatcattaaaacaacaatCTACTTTCCAAAAGACAAGAGCAGGTAAACAGAATCAATTGGAAATAAATTATAATAGTTCTCAAACTAATGATGAACTACATGATTTGAATCAAGATAAAAATAGATATCCAGTACATACAGATTCATCAGTTTTGAAACCCAATGAAATGACTGAATTACTCATAGATGAAAGCAGTATGACTAAAGTGACTGCAATGAATATTACACATACTGCATCGCATGAAAGGGAAAGTATGGGAAAACAGTCACACACTGAATCAGCCAAAGCTCCTAATGTGGTATCTGACAATAAAGAAGAACTTAGTTCACTACGACAGCTCCCTGATACGGAAGTTACTCAGCAAGATACTCCATCACAGGAAACAGCAACTCTGTCGTGGGAAGACTATGATGCTACAGTTAAGCAGATGGATGCAATGAATCTGAGGGGAACAAACAGTTCACCAACCATGCAGAGAATGGAGAATGAGAAAATATTGCCCTTAGAAGATAACAACCAAAAACCTGTTTCACAAAGTCCCATGACTAAGACCAGTCCTGCACTTATTGGAGGTGTAGTAAGAAACATTCAAATTGATGGACCTGGCAGAGTGTCTGTCAATACCTTTACTTCACCAGCTCctcagaaaatggaaacaattactaaaagaacacagaagtccaGATCAGACAAAGAAATGACTACAAACAGTCCAAAAGTTACTATATCTTCCAGAGGATTTTCATTTGCTACAACAGTTGATGAAACGAGAGACATTTTAGAGCGAGGCAGGGCTTCATTGTTACAATCCAGTATGAGTTCCTCAACAAGAATAGACATGAGTCCTGGTGAATCAGGATATTTAACAACAGAAAGAAAAGTTCAAAAACTGAATTCTGAGTCAAGAACAAAAGATAGAGAAACTGTCAGTTCTGAATCACAAGATAATACACACGACTCTACACTTAAGATGGTGAAGGATAATTTATCCACCAATTATTTCACTGTCATTACTGACATTAAATCTGCTACACACCCAAGCCCATTAACAAATCCTGTGGATCTATCAGAGTGGGAAAGCACAGATTCAAAATCTAGTGGAGCCATAGATACCCAGAACCTAGAACCCGTTCCGCAAGAAAAAAATTTTGATGACTATAGCTCTGTTACTATGGATCCAGCAGCTTTGCCTCTCATCACAACTTTGGAAGCCCCTGTTTCCATTAACCAGCTGCACATGAAACAGAATTCAGTAAATAATCATTTATCACAGACAGGTAAACAATTAAATGTGCTCACTGATCATATTGGTGAGATATCTAGTCCATTGGGTCATGATGGAATGACAACAGAATTAACTCCAGATTCTGAAGTTACTACAGGAATCTTGTCTATAGAACATAACACAGATCATTTTATGTCTAACACACAACCTGTGACCATATTAGAAACTAATAAAGATTCCTCACTAATGGGAcaattaaatgacaaaaatgacatctTGCCCAGTACACCTATAACTATTGCTTCAAGAAAAAATAGAACTATTACATATATGACACATGAAGAGAAAGAAACACTGAATCATTTGCAAGAAATCTTTTCATTAGATACAGCAACTGTTGCTAAAGCTGGGAAGTTGTTCATGGCGCTTAATGAGACAAGTAGACATGCACTTATGGAGATGATGAAAGAAGCTGCATCTAATTCCTCCATGAGGGAACTTGTAGTGGTAGTGGTTAATAAGAGCTTGAGTTCCATGGATTTTTCACATGTAAAGAAGCATTCCATCAAGAACCAAAGCAATCTCCCATATGATGAAAATATGGAGCCACAAATGCAGCAGACATCTACAGAGTATACGGCACAAAAGAATATGGAAAATGAAAGAAAGCACTTAAGAAGTGCCAAAGGAAGCCAATCTCTTACAACTACTGAACCTCCTGTCACTACATACCATAGCAAAGACAGAAAGTACCGACGATTTAAGTCAGTTCCAATGCCAACCATGAGTGTACTTGATTTGATCACTTCGAAGAACCATACTTCATTTGATGAAGTTCCTACTTCAAAGCCAGGTGTAGTAGATCATTCTCAGCTCTCTGCATCAGTGAGTGAGCCAGAGGAAAATGTCAGTTCAGAGGCAGATACACGAGTTGTGGAATTGCTACGGTCCCTTTACTCACTGGCTGCAAAGTGGGGTTAA